Proteins found in one Pyrus communis chromosome 15, drPyrComm1.1, whole genome shotgun sequence genomic segment:
- the LOC137716922 gene encoding polyadenylate-binding protein-interacting protein 7-like, whose amino-acid sequence MSLSKKGSFTNDTKLSTSNKATALNPNAAEFVPFSLRSPSSGSTSTAQGASKFSSAGTFGKALLDRTESSTSNNSDDEAHQYWRHQLPDDITPDFKVMGEDESQGLGNLSLAGLSLHDDVEATRFPASTGSGYLLNESHTNGNSFSEKLRASAPPFGGDDLSSASFLHMSPKPWEKQILNSNQLVGNGQEGSPYDGFSRHGFMNDMMGEHAVVEDADINPAEFLAAQFPGFSAQSVAEVYFTNGCDLNLTIEMLTQLELQVDGGFNENLNSKAVSAPDLSSMDFPALTPTDGHHGHSKYAGDADLQQSNPYRSSDKDNMLLFKSSSSIPNRGAIDFASAVRKLATQDSGWKYERNGSADAAIGSSRRSHLSNSTYNTGHGRGMYSDRSQNRGSARTAPVWLETGDAVANMYSDLRDEARDHARLRNAYFEQARQAYLVGNKALAKELSVKGQLHNMHMKEAHGKAQESIYRQRNPVSPEMQGNGRSQERMIDLHGLHVSEALHVLKHELSVLRNAARAGEPGLLVYICVGTGHHTRGSRTPARLPIAVQQYLLEEEALDYTEPQPGLLRVLLY is encoded by the exons ATGAGCTTGTCCAAGAAAGGATCCTTTACCAACGACACCAAACTAAGCACCTCAAACAAGGCAACTGCGTTGAATCCCAATGCAGCGGAGTTTGTTCCCTTTTCCCTCAGATCTCCGTCATCTGGAAGCACCAGCACGGCTCAGGGCGCATCAAAGTTTTCTTCCGCTGGAACATTTGGAAAAGCATTACTAGATCGAACAGAATCTTCTACATCAAACAATTCCGATGACGAGGCCCACCAGTATTGGCGCCACCAGCTCCCCGACGATATTACCCCTGACTTCAAGGTCATGGGAGAAGATGAGTCGCAAGGCCTTGGGAACCTCTCTTTGGCAGGTTTGTCCTTACACGATGATGTTGAAGCAACACGGTTTCCTGCCTCTACGGGCAGTGGATACTTATTAAACGAGTCACATACTAATGGCAATAGCTTTTCCGAAAAGTTAAGAGCTTCTGCACCTCCCTTTGGCGGGGATGATCTTTCATCGGCCAGTTTCCTTCATATGTCACCGAAGCCTTGGGAAAAGCAGATTCTGAACAGTAATCAGCTTGTTGGCAATGGTCAGGAGGGGTCTCCTTATGATGGCTTTTCGAGACACGGGTTCATGAATGATATGATGGGTGAGCATGCAGTTGTGGAAGATGCTGATATTAACCCTGCTGAGTTTTTGGCTGCACAGTTCCCTGGCTTCTCTGCTCAGAGCGTTGCTGAAGTTTACTTTACCAATGGCTGTGATTTGAACCTGACTATTGAGATGTTGACTCAGTTGGAG CTTCAAGTTGACGGTGGTTTTAATGAGAATCTGAACTCAAAGGCCGTGTCAGCTCCTGATCTTAGTTCAATGGACTTCCCTGCACTTACGCCAACAGATGGTCATCATGGTCATTCAAAATATGCTGGAGATGCTGATCTCCAGCAAAGCAATCCTTATCGATCTTCTGATAAGGACAACATGCTTTTGTTCAAGTCTAGCTCATCAATTCCTAATAGAGGTGCAATAGATTTTGCTTCAGCTGTCAGAAAATTGGCGACCCAGGATTCTGGATGGAAGTATGAGAGAAATGGTTCTGCTGATGCTGCTATTGGCTCAAGCAGGCGTTCCCATCTTTCGAACAGCACTTACAATACTGGGCATGGAAGAGGCATGTACAGCGACAGGTCGCAGAATCGTGGTTCAGCTCGAACTGCCCCTGTTTGGCTTGAAACGGGAGATGCTGTTG CAAATATGTATTCTGATCTGCGGGATGAAGCTCGGGACCATGCACGCCTACGTAATGCATATTTTGAGCAG GCACGGCAAGCGTACCTTGTTGGAAACAAGGCTCTAGCGAAGGAGCTGAGCGTTAAAGGACAGCTGCACAACATGCATATGAAAGAAGCTCATGGAAAAGCTCAAGAGTCTATATATCGTCAGAG GAACCCAGTTTCTCCAGAGATGCAGGGCAATGGGAGATCACAAGAGAGGATGATAGACCTGCATGGGCTGCACGTAAGTGAAGCCCTTCATGTCCTGAAGCACGAGCTGAGCGTGTTGAGGAATGCTGCCAGAGCAGGAGAGCCTGGTCTTCTGGTTTATATATGTGTTGGAACGGGCCACCACACCAGGGGTTCCCGCACTCCAGCTAGGCTCCCAATTGCTGTACAGCAATACCTACTCGAAGAAGAAGCTCTTGACTACACTGAACCACAGCCAGGGCTGCTCCGAGTTCTGTTATACTGA
- the LOC137717776 gene encoding endoribonuclease Dicer homolog 3a-like, with protein MEVEESNSSPLNHTPDDDQSPQSSKKFSPRRYQSEVYEVARRKNTIAVLETGSGKTMIAVMLIRDYEGCQTINSSSGAKKLIIFLAPTVHLVHQQFKVIKESTNCRVGEYYGALGVDSWNMECWEKEINEHDVLVMTPQILLDGLRKAFLSLEAVWLMIVDECHRAIGNHPYTKIMKEFYHKSSKKPKIFGLTASPVIKKGVSSTKDCEGQLSELESTLDSQIYTIKDITEMEVCVPAAKETCRFYGQTWFPCSDLKEKMKASWSKVDASLSKLQESVESNVNDMEDKIKTLRKRMSNDYTKILYCLDDLGLICTYEAVKICLENAPKCNEVIELYREGSLQCRCFLEEVFGIIKESFLHGSENFLDFGFDYLKAVDVGYISPKLNELVQIFHSFGRSREVRCLVFVDKIITAKVIERFIKKVTSLSHFTASYLTGSTTSVDALAPKIQKETLELFCSGAVNLLFATDVVEEGIHVLSCSCVVRFDLPKTVRSYVQSRGRARQDNSQFITMLERGNKKQRDQLYEIVKSECLLTDTAVKRDPEACILKECILEETNIYTVDSTRALVTADSSVSLIHKYCETLPRDKYFTPNPTFHFSYLGGSYECKITLPPNAAFQTLVGPACKKSSLAKQLVCLEACKQLHQMGALNDHLLPVIEVPDVKRKEEASGAGTTKRKELHGTTGIRMLSGTWGEKLDGALFQAYKFDFSCNIASELYSGFVFLIESKLADDVGNIKLDLYLLSKTVKASVSSGGEVHLDGEQMEKAKCFQEFFFNGLFGKLYGTKSARKQRELLLEKETRKLWTPSCLYLLLPVETLNDSKDESWRINWAGINSCVSVVEFLKRNSSLGSHQCHLDTGNSVPSRTVSSETECSSAGIVHFANCSVDVKNLKDTVVVAIHTGRIYSVYEVMSNTSAESPFDGKKDNVPSQYTSFSEYFNKKYGIVLLYPGQPLLRLKQSHNPHNLLVNFNGEGGNGKTLQSGVVIGRQRMYAHMPPELLVTIGVPRDVLKSCYLLPSLIHRLESLMLASQLREEINYHCSSFGISSSLILEALTTLRCNDDFSMERLELLGDSILKYTVSCHLFLKYPKKHEGQLTNYRMLTICNSNLHRLGMNRKLQGYIRDGAFDPCRWVAPGQISLRPVPCNCGVETLEVPLDSKFQTEDPKVVVGKSCDKGHRWMCSKTISDCVEALIGAYYVAGGLPATLHVMKWLDIDVELEPSLVADAIMTASLHSYTSKANEIAVLESKLHYEFSTKGLLLEAMTHASDQESGGGYCYERLEFLGDSVLDLLITRHLYHSHTDIDPGELTDLRSASVNNESFAQVAVRHDLQQHLQHASMLLLSQITEYVKSLSEPDNGTTLQGTKGPKALGDMVESIAGAILIDTKLNLDEVWRIFEPLLSPIVTPDKLELPPLRELIELCDLFGYYKKEKCINKGETVHAELTVQLKDVLLTGEGCDRTKKGAKGEAARRLLKKLEERGISFSKKRKLDADQLGDFSSLDINHKVSDQVTVKDSSALMVYKRRKTTEMPLAAPPTGVSPSVIARKTSSPNNAAPVIKAINMKKGGPRSALFALCMKQQWPKPGFKITETQSRTPITFGESSTKYFNSFVAQVTLHIPNSGVIECTGDARPDKGSSEDSAAVVLFQELQRQGRVVIGG; from the exons ATGGAAGTAGAGGAATCCAATTCCAGCCCCCTCAATCATACCCCCGATGATGACCAGTCACCGCAGTCTTCCAAGAAATTCAGTCCCAGACG GTATCAGTCGGAGGTGTATGAGGTTGCGCGGCGGAAGAACACGATAGCGGTGCTGGAAACCGGTTCCGGGAAGACGATGATAGCTGTGATGCTCATCAGAGACTACGAAGGCTGCCAAACTATTAATTCAAGTAGTGGTGCCAAAAAATTGATTATTTTCTTGGCTCCAACTGTTCATCTTGTTCACCAG CAATTTAAGGTTATTAAAGAAAGCACAAATTGTAGAGTGGGTGAGTATTATGGAGCCTTGGGGGTGGACTCGTGGAACATGGAGTGCtgggaaaaggaaataaatgaGCACGAT GTGCTAGTTATGACCCCCCAGATTCTTTTGGATGGCTTAAGAAAGGCATTCTTGAGTTTGGAAGCAGTATGGTTGATGATCGTTGATGAGTGCCATCGGGCTATTGGGAATCATCCATATACAAAGATAATGAAG GAATTTTATCACAAGTCTAGTAAAAAGCCAAAGATTTTTGGTTTGACGGCATCACCTGTTATCAAAAAAG GTGTCTCATCCACAAAGGATTGTGAGGGCCAGTTATCAGAACTTGAAAGCACTTTAGATTCCCAG ATTTATACTATTAAGGACATAACAGAGATGGAAGTATGTGTCCCCGCTGCAAAAGAAACATGTAGATTTTATGGCCAAACATGGTTTCCGTGTTCAGATTTGAAAGAAAAGATGAAAGCCTCTTGGTCCAAG GTTGATGCTTCATTGTCAAAGTTGCAAGAATCAGTAGAAAGTAATGTGAATGACATGGAGGATAAAATTAAGACATTGCGGAAACGAATGTCTAATGACTACACAAAGATCTTGTATTGCCTTGATGACCTTGGTCTCATATGTACTTACGAG GCTGTTAAGATCTGTTTAGAGAATGCGCCGAAGTGCAACGAGGTGATTGAACTTTATAGAGAAGGCTCTTTGCAGTGCAGATGTTTTCTTGAGGAAGTGTTTGGTATAATTAAGGAATCATTTCTGCACG GTTCTGAAAATTTTTTGGATTTCGGGTTTGACTATTTGAAGGCAGTAGATGTGGGCTACATATCTCCAAAATTAAATGAACTTGTTcaaatttttcattcttttgg AAGATCTAGGGAAGTACGGTGCCTCGTATTTGTTGATAAAATCATCACAGCTAAAGTGATTGAGAGATTCATTAAGAAAGTTACCTCCCTGTCTCATTTTACGGCTTCCTATTTGACTGGAAGCACTACATCAGTTGATGCTCTGGCGCCGAAAATACAAAAGGAGACATTGGAGTTATTCTGCTCTGGGGCG GTCAATTTATTATTTGCTACCGATGTAGTTGAGGAGGGAATTCATGTTCTGAGCTGCTCCTGTGTGGTACGTTTCGACTTGCCAAAGACAGTGCGTAGTTATGTCCAGTCAAGGGGACGAGCTCGGCAAGATAACTCTCAATTCATCACAATGCTGGAGAG gggaaacaagaaacaaagggATCAACTATATGAGATTGTCAAGAGTGAGTGTTTGCTGACAGATACAGCTGTCAAAAGAGATCCTGAAGCATGCATTTTGAAAGAATGTATTTTGgaggaaacaaatatatatactgtGGATTCCACCAGAGCATTAGTCACTGCAGATTCCAGTGTCAGTCTTATACATAAATATTGTGAAACGCTGCCTAGGGATAA GTACTTCACTCCAAACCCAACTTTTCATTTCTCATATCTTGGAGGGTCTTATGAGTGTAAGATTACTTTGCCTCCAAATGCGGCTTTCCAAACTTTAGTTGGCCCTGCATGCAAGAAATCTTCTTTAGCAAAACAGCTTGTCTGCTTGGAAGCATGTAAGCAGCTACATCAAATGGGTGCCCTGAATGACCATCTTCTCCCAGTCATTGAAGTGCCCGATgtgaaaagaaaagaggaagcTTCTGGTGCAG GAACTACTAAAAGGAAGGAACTACATGGTACAACTGGCATTCGTATGCTATCTGGAACTTGGGGGGAGAAACTTGATGGTGCTCTTTTTCAGGCATATAAGTTTGACTTCTCCTGTAATATTGCCAGTGAGTTGTATTCTGGATTTGTTTTTCTCATTGAATCAAAGCTGGCTGATGATGTGGGGAATATCAAATTGGATCTTTACCTGCTTTCGAAGACAGTTAAGGCTTCTGTTTCTTCCGGTGGGGAGGTTCATTTGGACGGGGAACAG ATGGAAAAAGCAAAGTGCTTCCAGGAATTTTTCTTTAATGGATTGTTTGGGAAATTGTATGGAACCAAATCAGCTAGAAAACAGAGAGAACTTTTACTGgagaaagaaacaagaaaactgTGGACTCCATCATGCTTATATTTGCTTCTTCCGGTTGAGACATTGAATGATTCAAAAGATGAATCCTGGAGAATAAATTGGGCAGGGATCAATTCTTGTGTTTCTGTGGTAGAGTTCTTAAAGAGAAACTCGTCTTTGGGCAGTCACCAGTGTCACCTTGACACAGGGAATTCAGTTCCAAGTAGAACTGTCTCATCTGAGACTGAGTGCAGCAGTGCGGGGATAGTTCACTTTGCTAATTGCTCTGTTGATGTAAAAAATCTCAAAGATACGGTGGTGGTGGCTATCCATACTGGAAGAATCTACTCAGTTTATGAGGTTATGAGTAACACTTCGGCTGAGAGTCCTTTTGATGGAAAGAAAGACAATGTACCATCACAATATACTTCATTTTCTGAGTACTTCAACAAAAA ATATGGGATTGTGCTCCTATATCCTGGTCAGCCTCTGTTGCGACTGAAACAAAGTCATAATCCGCACAACCTTCTTGTGAACTTCAATGGTGAAG GTGGTAATGGTAAGACATTGCAATCTGGTGTTGTTATTGGAAGGCAGCGCATGTATGCTCACATGCCACCTGAGCTTCTAGTCACTATTGGTGTCCCAAGAGACGTTCTAAAGTCATGTTATTTACTACCATCATTGATTCATCGCTTGGAGTCCCTGATGCTAGCCAGTCAACTTAGAGAAGAGATTAATTATCATTGTAGCAGCTTTGGGATATCAAGCTCATTG ATTCTAGAAGCACTTACAACACTAAGATGTAATGATGATTTTTCTATGGAGCGCCTGGAATTGCTTGGTgattcaattttaaaatatactGTGAGCTGCCACCTCTTTCTCAAATATCCCAAAAAGCATGAAGGACAGTTAACTAACTATCGCATGCTGACTATTTGTAACTCAAACCTACATAGATTGGGAATGAATCGCAAGTTACAG GGATATATCCGTGATGGTGCATTTGACCCATGTCGTTGGGTTGCTCCAGGGCAGATTTCTCTACGACCCGTTCCTTGTAATTGTGGAGTGGAGACTTTAGAAGTACCATTAGATAGCAAATTCCAAACCGAAGACCCGAAAGTTGTGGTTGGAAAGAGCTGTGATAAGGGCCATAGATGGATGTGTTCAAAAACAATCTCTGATTGTGTTGAAGCCCTTATAGGAGCATACTATGTTGCTGGTGGATTGCCTGCTACCTTGCATGTGATGAAGTGGCTCGATATTGATGTAGAACTTGAACCTTCCTTGGTTGCTGATGCAATTATGACGGCATCTCTTCATTCGTACACCTCGAAAGCTAATGAGATTGCAGTCTTGGAGTCAAAGCTTCACTATGAATTTTCTACCAAGGGTCTCTTACTGGAGGCCATGACACATGCATCTGACCAAGAATCAGGAGGTGGCTACTGTTATGAG CGACTTGAATTTCTAGGCGACTCTGTGTTGGACCTGCTTATCACAAGGCATCTCTATCATAGCCACACAGATATTGATCCAGGCGAGTTAACTGACTTGCGCTCAGCTTCTGTTAATAATGAAAGTTTTGCGCAAGTTGCTGTTAGACATGACCTCCAGCAGCATCTGCAACATGCATCGATGTTACTTCTAAGTCAGATAACAGAATATGTGAAGTCTCTTTCAGAACCTGACAATGGTACCACACTTCAAGGCACCAAAGGTCCTAAG GCTCTTGGAGACATGGTGGAAAGTATTGCAGGGGCTATTCTAATTGATACCAAACTTAATCTTGATGAAGTGTGGAGAATTTTTGAGCCATTATTATCTCCAATTGTGACTCCTGACAAACTTGAGCTGCCTCCACTACGGGAGCTGATTGAATTATGCGACTTGTTCGGGTACTATAAAAAAGAGAAGTGTATCAATAAGGGTGAAACAGTTCATGCGGAGCTGACTGTACAACTGAAAGATGTTCTGTTGACTGGAGAGGGGTGCGATCGGACTAAAAAAGGTGCAAAAGGAGAAGCAGCTCGTCGTTTACTCAAGAAACTTGAG GAGAGAGGTATTTCATTTTCCAAGAAGAGGAAACTGGATGCTGACCAATTAGGTGACTTCTCTTCCCTTGACATCAACCATAAGGTCAGCGACCAAGTAACTGTCAAAGATTCTTCAGCGTTAATGGTCTATAAAAGGCGAAAGACAACTGAAATGCCTCTAGCTGCTCCACCAACTGGAGTTTCTCCTTCAGTAATTGCcaggaaaacctctagccccaACAATGCCGCCCCAG TCATTAAAGCAATCAACATGAAGAAAGGAGGGCCTCGATCTGCTCTTTTTGCTCTGTGCATGAAACAGCAGTGGCCAAAGCCAGGCTTTAAAATAACAGAAACTCAGTCAAG AACTCCAATCACATTTGGTGAAAGCTCAACCAAGTACTTCAACAGTTTTGTCGCACAAGTAACCTTGCACATACCCAACTCCGGCGTCATTGAATGCACAGGAGATGCTAGACCTGACAAGGGGAGTTCAGAAGATTCTGCAGCCGTCGTCTTGTTTCAAGAGCTTCAACGGCAGGGAAGAGTTGTAATTGGTGGGTGA